tgtatgtgtggtaTATAATATGGatcatatatgttacatatatcatatacaaatgtgtgtatatgtgctgtatgtatatatgtatatcacaaaTATACATTAGAATAGTGCCTTGCACAGTAAGTGCTACCATTATTTGTAAAACaagcagttttaaaaaaagaaagaaagaaaaaaacgaaGCAGCAAATATGTTCTCCTAAGAATACActgaaggcgatgacagaggatgagaggttggatggcatcatggactcgatggacttgagtttgcgcaagctctgggagttggtgatggacagggaagcctggcatgctgcagtccatggggtcataaagagttggacacgactgagcgactgagctgaaatGAGGAACTTTTCTTAAATTCATACATGCATTCGCCTCACCACTCTTACCCTCTCCTAATTTACCAAGTCCCAGAAATACCCTAAAATACTGGGAAAATACCCAGCATTGGGCAATAACTGAACAAAGTAGAGAGGCTGCCCAGTTCTAGAGCGGGCTTGTGATTTCTCAGTGATGATTTCTGAGTGTCCCAAGCCAGACTCTGACTGCAAAGAGTCTAAGGTGACTGAACACTCCTATGGAAGCCCATTCCCCATCCAGCACCAGGGTGAATGAGGACTGTGAGCTTCCGTTTCTGCAAACGCGTGGCTGGCCTTGCTCTGGAGGGCTCATGAGTGAGTGCAAGTCTTCTCAGCCAGGCCTGGGGAGCTTGCCAGAGGCAGCCCGAGAAGGAACTGGTGCAGGCAAAACGGAGGCCCTGCTCCTCTGGCCTCTTCTGCACCTTCAAGTCTGTCAACCGAAAGGTGGCAAAGCCACGCCTGATACCTGGCTCCCTTTGTactgtttagttttatttttatcagcAAGCCTGAAGATAATAGATATAGTTGGAATTGCTCCTATACTAGCATTGCAGAGCCTTCCCTTTGCTGGGGGGAAGGGGTGGTGGTGTTGCTGACAGTGTCTACGGGGGTTAAACAATGCAGACGACTCCAGCACCATTGAACCCCTTCTCCTTTCAGAAATCTACACTAACACCTACGCAGGCGGAGGAACGGTTGAAGGGGGTGTCTCGGGAGTGGAACTCAATACCGGTCTGGGGGCGGCCGCTGGCCTGGCAGCGGGAGGAGCAGCGGGCACCGCGGGGAGGAGGAGCTCGGCGGTGGGCATCCAGCGGGACTATGGGGACACCAGCCTGAACCTGGCTTTCCTGGACAGCTATTTCTCTGAGGTAACTTCCCTGCACACAGCTCCACAAAATAGTCTTGggactgaataataataataacaatggtgGTAGAgtcttctaaaatatatttgaggACTCTTAACTCTACCCCAATCCGGAATAAAAAATTTCTCTGAGGTAATTCCCCTGCACACAGTTCAACAATATTATCATTCACTCTTGAGACtgcaaaataataacaatggcaGTAGATTCTTTTCTGAGATATATTCAGTTACTTTTAACTCTATCCCAAtcttgaataaaaaatatttcacttttccttAAATACAAAAAGCCAACTTACTGAAACACGTCATATCCAGTAGGCATAATACCTCTGACAACTGTGAAAAAGGCTAGTATCCCGTCATATTCCATGTCCCTTCTGCTATTTTCCtgtattctgtttctttctggtgTTCCCAGTGTTTCCCACAGCAAAGAGCAAAGAGAATCCCGATCAAGAAGAGCTGTGTGTTCATGTCTGTTCTTCACGGTGGCCTTTCAGCCCTGCAGATACCTccaacagaaaggagaaaaaataaaccaaaagccAAATTAGGGAAGAAAGAGAGCACAAACTGAGGAATAGGGCATCACCAAGATTTGATGACAGATTAGGGCctggaacccgggtctctcatCTCTACTCAGGGCCCCAGGCACTGTGTCCCTCACTAGGGGAGAGGATCATGGGTCTATGAGCATGCCAGGAGGAAAGACACAAGGCCCTGGGATGGCCTAACAGGGCAGCACAAAGGATAAACAGAGGATTTATCTAAACCATCTTCTGAATTCCTATCTAGTacctttatttctcttatttagcAGTCCATTTTATCTCATATTCTAATTAGCCCATTTTACTCCTTATGTGGCAACACGTGAGTTTCACCACCGCTCTTAACAAAAAATGCTAAAGATGTTGTAAGTTGTATCTTAAAATTGGTGGTTACCAACACCACTATAGACAGGGCATGAATAGTGTCAGTATTTAAATGAGTCATCCACACCACTCAAGTACATTTGGGAAATGGGCACAAGACTAAgtatggctaagactccacactcccactgtgggaggccctgggtttgatccctggtcagggaactatatccaccataccacaactaaagatcctgtgtgctgcaactaagaactggcacagccaaataaataaataaatagagttttttgttttttgttttttttttttttaagaaaaagtaggGATGTAGACTCTGGTACAGACTATAGGGAAAGCAGCATGatgcagtggagaaaagataggtGGATTTGACATTGTGTTGGACAGCTATTTAAGTCTTGGGCATGACATTAACCTTCCCTGGGCCTGACATTAACCTTCCCTGGGCCTGTGGTTACcttatttattaaagaaagaaagggtcAGATTGTATCAGGGGATTTTGGATGGTGTTGGGCAGGCCCTGTGGGATTTCATGGAAACCACCAAGGGCTATAGCAGTTGAGGCAAATAGGGAAGGGAACCACCAGGTGCTCCCTCCCCACACCTTCAAACAAAGAAGTTCTCATTTCATCACTTCTACATGTTGAGGTCACACCTAGGATTTCATTTAAAGggtctgtcatttaaaaaaaaattaaaaatcacagtaGATAAACTCCCTCCTGATAACGTAACTCCAAAAACACCCCAGCTGTCTTCACCTAGGCCACATAAAAGAAGTCTCTGAAACATAGAGCTATGTACACCTCTATGGATGTTTTTATTCCAAGTTGATCAAATATCTCTccttaaataaataatgttttgcaCATAACTAAATGTTATTATCTTAGACCACCTCAGAAACAAAAGACTATGCACACTGATCTCCTTTCAGAGTTCCAATTATTTAGAAATACGGCAATCAATCAGGGTATCTCTCAGTTCATTCCATTAAATCATCTTAAATCAGATGTCTCTAAGGCATTGCTGTTGctcttctttaattattttatagagaaaagaaaCGTCTAATTGTctgtttttcttccaattttagaAAGCATATGCTTATGCAGGCGAAGATGAAGGCCGCCCTGCAAACGATTGTTTGCTCATTTATGACCACGAAGGAGTAGGGTCTCCTGTGGGCTCCATTGGTTGTTGCAGTTGGATTGTGGATGATTTAGATGAAAGCCACATGGAAACTTTAGATCCAAAATTTAAGACTCTTGCTGAAATCTGCTTAAACACGGAAATTgacccatttccttctcagcaGTCCTGTATCCCCATCAGCACTGACCTCCCCTTACTTGGACCGAACTACTTTGTTAATGAATCTTCAGGAATGACTCTCTCAGAGGCTGAATtcaaagaagaaatggcaatacCTGAACCCATGATGCACGGGGATATTGTAGTGACCGAGACTTACACTACTGCTGATCCATGCATGCAACCCACTACGATTGTCTTTGATCCTCAGCTTGCACCCAATGTTGTAGTAACGGAAACAGTAATGGCACCTGTCTACGAGGTTCAAGGGAATATTTGTGTCCCTGCTGAGTTAGCCAACACACACAATGTAATCTATGCTGAGAGAGTGGTGTCTAGTCCTGGTAGGCCTGACGTGAGCAGTAGTAGCATGAGTGATGGTTGTAGGGGACCTGTCATGAGTGGTGGTATTTTGGTAGGACCAGAAATTCAACTGACACAAATGATGAGTCCAGACATTCGCATAAGCCAAACTATTGGTTCCACATCCCCAGTGACATCTCGACACAGAGTAACACGGTACAGTAACATACATTACTCCCAACAGTAAGTGTTTTATGGTCAATACTCTCTATGGAGACCATGCACCTTGTAACCACCAACATATCCATCAAAGATGCGCAGTGTAccacatttaacattttaagtcaACAAATGTTCAAAAATTCTAAATTCAGTGAGATTCTTTGATTATATCTTTTGGGGGGGTAACTATGGCAAGCACTTTAGATAagcctttgaatttttttttctgattttaaattatgtgccaaaaaaacttaaagaaaatgtgTTACATTCTTTGATACTGTCTAATAAATAGCACATAATTCATACAGTGAATCTTAAGGACTTCGGCCTGTAAAACTGGTCATATAAACCAAGATGCTCTTGTTCTTGAAGGTTGCATAGAAACGCCTTGTCTGCATTCAATAGCCATGTTAACTTTCCAAtacatatttctatttaaaatgttaaagtggaaaaaatgaattaaatgtacACTTTTGAagtgaaattgaaaaagaagatggAGAATCTGTTAATAGAGATCTAAAGTCACTTGTCTCATCAAATGGTTTCTCAAGATATGCAATGATTAGGGCATGCTTAATATAATACAGGGAAAGAGCTTCTTAGCTGAATGTGTCACTAAAAATGGTCCATCAAAaggaattatatacatatatagatatgcaTATATTCATATCAATATGGATGAATTCTTATTGCACTTTACTGATTTATATCATCTAACTGTAAATTAATTTAGACTAGCAGAAATATAATTATGACAACATGACACAGAAACAGTTTCCAGGAGAAGTACTGGAGATTTTACtccttagagaattttttttccctgctttttttAATTATGTCAGAAAACCATATGAAATGTGGTTTAATCATTTTCACTGACCTGAGTCATAGACTATTCCTTTGGCAACCAGATAACCTCTAAAAGCACCTCTGTAGTTATGCATACATTCAACAACATTTACTTGGAAGCTTCTCTGTGTTGAGTGCTGGTCTTGACTCTGAATGTTAGTTGAATACAACTGGCAAGATTCCTGTCTTCAAAAAGCTTCTAATTCATTTCTAGACTTAAAACTCTGGGGATATGGCTTTGAGTTCCTaccaaaaataattaacaaaatatttaattccATTACCAAgttgtgtttctctttttaatgctACTAGtaatgttgaataaataaaatggaaacccATGCACAGATTGCTTATTCTTAGTAGGCATCAAGCTatcctgagaaaaaaaaattctagcaagATAGTTTTATTTAATTCTGTAAAATATGTAAACTATATAGTAGTAAGTATAATGATGTGACTAGTAAGATAATATGAatggaataaatttattttcagggcttaTTTTCTTCTGGAAGGAAATAACTGTAGTGCTTCttgcttaatatttttatgaGTAAAGTGTTGAAGAATTTGGGGCCTCTCACAATCTCTTGTCCagttctttcattttatagaaaaattttcTGTGATCTATCCCACTATCAATATGCAAAGATTTAATGGTGCTTCAAAAAGAGAAACCCCATTTCTGGTGGATGCATTCCTCCATACTATCCATGGAAATGAGATCAGaaccatttcattttttctctcaacATTATCAGTGGAGAGGAAATTCTCCATCATTCTAGGTATCAATCATATGTGACTCAAGCCTCTGAAATTGGCATATGTTAAAAACATCATCTCAAACAAAATAAAGGGCATAAAGCAAGATTTCTCCTGCTTAAGAGGGTACTGATTTAGCTAGGAGATAAAGATTAAGTAACATTTAtgttaacatttgaaaatgaacCCAGGAGTCCAGGAAATGGGatttaataaacaaatataatagAATGTAGTTAGAGTTCTATCTCCTGCCCCATAGAGTGAATAAATGGATTCTCTTAGAAAAGTCTTATCAGGTGAAGGGAAAAGATGTTGACAAGACAGAATTTATAAACTTCTGTCAGAaaagcattcttttaaaatagtccCTCTTTTGGATTAGATACTTCTGATTGCAATATATTACTGAatataataatgttttatatatgtcttcaataaaaaatatgtggtaagaaaatatatattttattttctctttggtgCATGCAGTAttgcacacacaaaaacacatttggaaaactatttCCCATTTTGTTACTAGGTGAttatcatctttatcattatgtGCACAATACAGGAACATGAATCCACTTATAAACCGAAATTCAGAATAATGTATTTATCAGTGGTAGAATTTCTCAATAGCATCATTATTTTATGAGTAAATGGCTCATTATAAACTAACAAATCAATTGAATAAGCTCCAGAATTGTTCTAGACATTGTATAAATTATAAAACACCATCTCTTCCCACTGTATTTAAATTTAGCAAAATagggctggcttccctggtggtacacgGGTTCcacctctggtccaggaagattcccaagctgtggagcaactaaagcccgtGGCCACAactagagcctgtgtgctgcaattactgaagcttGCACCTAGAgcgtgtgctctgcaacaagaaaagccaccacaacgagaagccctctCACCGCCGTAAGGAGGaacccccgctcgccacaactagagaaagcccgtgcatgccaacaaagactcagcacaacgaACAAATAAGTAAAGATTCAACCTctaaagtcattttaaaagttattagtaTTATTTCTGTACCAGAGGTATCAATTTCTGTTGAAACAAGAAAAGGAtaattaatttcaattattttttaaaggctccTTGAAGATGGTGACACCTGAGGTAAGCCAAGTAGAATTCTATCTGACAGTGGTTCTGAAAGTACCAACGTCAGAAATACAGGATATATTCAGAAAGCACTAACagtaaaacataatttaaaatgtctgAAGCAAAATATGAATTATCACATAGTCAGCCATTTTATATAATGCTTGCCATATGAATtacttgaaattatattttattgaattcttttttaaattaattaatttattttaattggaggctaattactttacaatattgtggtggtttttgccatacatttacatgaatcagccacgggtgtacatgttaTGTGAGCTTAAGTAAATAGCAGAGTTAAAATTCAACCGCAGAACAGCCTAACCTCaaagactttattattattactcatcAAATTCTTCCAACTTAATTCTAGAAGGACATATGGGAGACAGATGGCAGAGGATCTTGAACCCCATTAGGGTTTTGGATTTAACTTTGTAGAAAGTGGCTCAGataattaagaatctgcctgcaatgcagaagacctgggttcaatacctggctcaggaagagcccctggagaaggaaatggcaacccacttcagtattcctgcctggagaattccatggaccaaggagtctggcaggctacagtccatgggtcacaaagagtcagacataaccgagcgaccaacactttcacttttcatagaaaATGAGGGTCCCAGTGAAAAATTTTGTGCTAACGAGTGACTAGGTCCTATTTCATGAGATGACACTGAGGCAGGCCTCAGAAATCTCATGATACGTGCTGTGCTGTTGATCATATGATACAGAGATACCCCCGTGGCCAGATCACTAAGGCAGAGAGCCCAGTATGGTGTCAGGATCTTCCAAAAAGCCAGCGTTCCAAGCTGAGCTTGCTGGCCCCAAAGCCTGGAGATGGTCTGTACACTGCTGAGGTGGGTAAGTCCATGGTGCACTGTCTAAAATAATGCCAGTCAATCATTTTCTACGTTAATTGAAGGCTGTATACATCCCATGGCCCTGACCTATTTCATTACTTCAGGTGAGGCAGATGGATAATTTCAGTTTCTAGAGTAGGGCATGCTTTCTCATAGCTGTCACTCTGCCCTACCCTGGCTCCTTAACTGGAaaccctcttccttcccttcatctgctcagcttcttcattctcGTCTCTCAACACCCACTTCGAGCATTGTCACTTTTTAGGAGCATTTCTTGATATCTCTTCCTTTTGACCCAACCTACTTGCTCAGCTACTTCTCTACTCCCTTCAGCAACTAAGATACTATATTTTTCCTACTCCTGCCAGTCTGTGAGCCCCCTGAGAATAAGGACAA
The sequence above is drawn from the Bos indicus x Bos taurus breed Angus x Brahman F1 hybrid unplaced genomic scaffold, Bos_hybrid_MaternalHap_v2.0 tig00000113_arrow_arrow_obj, whole genome shotgun sequence genome and encodes:
- the LOC113888575 gene encoding desmoglein-4-like, translating into MGCEKEFSPQHHLPQHPICLAVSDGSLKNGQGTICIEVPDVNDYCPVIVAERETICIASPSILISAAGVNSHPYGSPFTFCVVNEPPGTADIWDITSVNATSAILKAEQTLYSAYYEIPILVKDSFNRACELPQIIELRACDCDINHVCLYSGITDVSTGDGSSVTSVSVTDDQTEASNVGMGSTGIGMITMGVLLLLLAPLLLLLCCCCKRKQPEGLGTSFAPVPEGGEGVVQSWRIEGAHPEDRDVSNICVPMTASNTQDRMDSSEIYTNTYAGGGTVEGGVSGVELNTGLGAAAGLAAGGAAGTAGRRSSAVGIQRDYGDTSLNLAFLDSYFSEKAYAYAGEDEGRPANDCLLIYDHEGVGSPVGSIGCCSWIVDDLDESHMETLDPKFKTLAEICLNTEIDPFPSQQSCIPISTDLPLLGPNYFVNESSGMTLSEAEFKEEMAIPEPMMHGDIVVTETYTTADPCMQPTTIVFDPQLAPNVVVTETVMAPVYEVQGNICVPAELANTHNVIYAERVVSSPGRPDVSSSSMSDGCRGPVMSGGILVGPEIQLTQMMSPDIRISQTIGSTSPVTSRHRVTRYSNIHYSQQ